CAAACTTATTCCTCTTATCGAAAACTTTTCAATATATAAAGATGAAAACGTGAAAGAATTACTAACGTGGGATTTACTGTGTCATTCTTGTTCAACTCACCTTCATAAAAGAGTCTTCATCAACCTGTTTTACTGTTTGACAGTTTTTATAACCACTAGAGCACGAAGCTAcggccttgagcatgacggtatgacccttcatggTCAGTTCCAAAGTCCATGGGTCGTATGCTGTTCctgaggggtcgtgctgtcgtactccagagtcgtatcttcgtgctcaagggccgtaccgtcgtgcttatcaCGTTATTGCTTTCAGAAGCTGGGATATAGGACGGGAACTGAGCCAGGTTCGAACCAACCTCATCTTAAACCCGATTTCCCGTGGCTTCAGAGCGATACGCCATGTCCACTGTCTGGTAACTTCGTCTGAGACTTTGTGAAGAAATTCTACTACCGTTGACGGTAGAATTAACAACTAGTGTGCTTAATAACATAACCCCCTTCCCCAGGCGAAACAAATTTAAAAAAGCCAACTGCGTAGTGTCTAAAGTGGTCATTTCAGTGATCCACAACTGTGTTATCTTGTTACCTCTGCCGTAGTCATTTACACCTCGTTGTATAAGTTAGTTTATAAGTCTAATTTCAACTGTAATCTCAGCAGTATGTTTAACCTGTAACCTAATGCCCAGCCTCACGCAATAAAGTTAGTTTGAGATATACAGTGAGACTGGTTCATTTGAAAACAACATATAGTTCAATGCTTAAGAAATAGCCTGACCAACTGCTTTATTATGACACGAAACGAATCACAAGAATCATGTATGAGCCTTAACCTACCCACTCACTGTAACCCTATAGAGGTGAATATTGCTATAGCATTGTTATGCCACGCATCAATACTGTATTGCTAGGTAGTGAGACTTTACCCATAGTCTTTATATACCTTGGGCTGCGTTGCCCTAAGCAATTAGAATATGGCTCCTGTACTATACCTAGACTGCGTTCTAGATAACTGATCCGTTGCTCGTTAGTGAGAAGAGCTGTACCCAGTTATGCAGATCAAAAAGATAAAAGACAAGGTTTCATACATGAAATTTTTTTATGGCATTATaattatcacatatatatatatatctccagtaTATATGGAACAGACCTGCATAGTCTCAGCTCAGTCCATTGATGATTTTAAGGGATCTAACTACTCAATACTCACAGTCCGGTCCAAACATACGGCCTTACACAAGGACACACGTAGAGATATGTGAAAAGTATTGTCCTCTTCTGCTCATTACcatgtggtgatggttcaggtgcaGGCACAATGTCCTACATCAGATGGGACCAGACTATAACACAGTAACAGCAGGACACATGCTTTCTGTCCTACCATTTCCTCAATGCGTAACTACGTGAGAAGATATAACAAGAGGCAATACCAACTTACTCTTATACAACGCTGCGCCTTTGTAACACTGAAGTAACTCCGTCAAGAACGATAAACGACGATAACTTAGCTTAAAACTCCACGACACACAACACCGTCGGTGTCACACTTGCTACTGGCGAAAACGTTGAAGTCtaggaaagaaaacgggtggtACGATAGCTAGGGATGATCTGTAACTGCCAGTTGGGTGGTTAGTGAGAAAACGGGTCATTCTATTATCGTAAAGATTGGGGGTCCAATATACCTATGATCTTATGTATGATGCCTTAAAGCATTTTAAAAGTAAACTTATGATCAAGACAAAGCTGCAGGTCAAAGGGATATCTGTTTTAAAACCTGATATGATAAAAATTCAGgaagaggtgtgtatgtgtgtgtgtgtgtgtgtgtgtgtgtgtgtgtgtgtgtgtgtgtgtgtgtgtgtgtgtgagtttgggaTGTAGGGGGAGGGAAATTAGGCGACAGTTTCTTAAGTTCTGAACAGAGGCAGAAGGCTGAAAGGATGAATAGACTAGATATATAGCGAATATCTTAGAGGATCTTGACAAAGGTCCTTAGGattatctatctttccatctatctacctatcaatcaATCCATCTATCTTTTTCGTTTATCCATTTCGTATATCAGTTTCCTTCGTCTTTTATATGTTTATAAGACTGCGAGTTATTGACTATATCAACTAAGTTTACTGACTAGGCGATGTCCACAGCTCCCAATAGTGCTTTTATGGGACCCTCTTCATCTCCCTCATGAAGGAGCGACTAGGAAGCTAAGGTTGCGCTGGTGCCCTCTGGCGTTCCTGGCTGCAAAATTCTAACACTATTTCGACAATGTACGTACAGGAAAGACCTGCTGAGCTGATCCCTGAAGAGAGACACTGGCACATCCAAAACAACCGTAGTACATGATATTACACTGAAGCGTTTGAGACTCGGATGGAATTAGGTCTAGACTGTGGACCCACGGATTGAATTAGTCTTTCCTAGGAGTGTTCTGTTATAGAGAGCGATAAGATGTTGAGTCAGCCGGACAGATATGCTGAATAAATTTTCACTCGATACTGTTGCAAAGCACCTTCGTACCGAACATGACCTGCAAGAGAAAGCATAACCTCCAGGTGAAGTTTTAACACCAAGGTAATGTCAACCAGTTCAAGAATATCCTCTGGGAAACAATTACCCATCTCCAGCTGAGGTTTGCTTTGGTTCTGGAAGTAACAATCTACGAACGATATTACCCAAAGGCGTTAAGAACGATTCAGAAAACATGCAGAAGCAACTTTACCATCAAGCTTGCACCAGAAATCATTAACTAAAACAGGTGTTCACGTAATTAGAGTTCATTACTACGTTTTGCCTCATGGACCGAAAATGTCGCGCGGTCAAGTGCGTTCCAGTACACCTTGAACTCAGCTCTGCCAGAAACTGAAATAACCATAAGATCACGAATATTAACGGTATCGAAGTACTAAAGTACTAAAGTAACTATTTAGTGGTAATGTGATCAGAATCACTGCCATATGTGTGCAACCGTTGCTTTCTTATGCAGCACAGAGCGTGAAAGCCAATTGAAATGAAAAACGTACTGATGATATTGGCAACGAGGGCTGTGATGACCCCCTCAGCACGGAAGGTCTGACGTCCACTATATAAGTGGCGTCCAGCAGATCAACAGCATCAGTCTCCCGACTTTccttgttccacacacacacacaaaatcgtcCACACCTGCAACATGAAGGCTGTGAGTATCAGTTGCATCCGGGCAGAGATAAAAAAACACACTACTTGCTTTAATACAGTTCCACCCGAGACACACAAATACCGAGTATATTTGTTAGGAGCATTTGGGTATATATGTTAATGAATTATTGGCAGACGGTCATCCATAAGACGATGACTAACGAGTTCAGAAACATGAGTGCCAGTGACCTGTGTGCTTCATGATGCTAATTTCGCCATAAGATGTTGTTATATTAACTCATTCAGTCCTGTTCCAAGAGACACTTGAAAGCGAGAGGTAGAAATAAGTAAGACAGGTGTCTGGTATACGTAGAGATGACAGGTTTTCCTCAGTAGCTTTCCTGTAATTAAAAAGAAACTAAGCACAGCCGTCCTTTAACGGAGAATTTAAGATTGTTCTGGGCATTCTCTCAGCATTCGTATGTTAGAGTGATAGATATACTAGACAAATTATAACAACGGCGAGGAGCACGTAATGAATTTACGATGAACCTTTATTATCTAATTAGATAGCAAACATTGTATTTAACATGCCCATTATATAACCAAACTTCATAATTGTAGATCCAATCAAACTTCATAAGATTTTTTAAATAGTGTTTGGTATAAACACAAAATTAGTTCAAATATCAAGCGTTTATTACCATTGATATACCACTAATACATTACAGAGGACAGAAGAAGAATTGCTCAGGAGGTGCCAGCAGGCCGCTGGGCTTGTGCTAGAGTCATATCACCCACCATATATTCCTATCATAATACTTATGTTTCATTAACATTTCACATCCTCTCTCGATGTTCAGATCGTGATGTTAGTTGTGTTGGCCATGGCGGCGGCGGAGAAGCCCTCCGCAAGGTATGGAGCACCTGATCATGGTCCACATATCGCCATCATCAGGGACGACCGCGTGCACCCGGATGCAGAGGGCAGGTACTCCTTCGACGTCGAGACCGAGGACGGCATCAGGAGGCAGGAGGCTGGAGCCCCCGGAGGCAACCAGCAGGGATCCGTCAGGTGAGTCGGTTCTATGGATGCTTCAAGCGCACTTACTTTGggacacactacaaccctgcaaGCATGTTTGTAGCTGCTCGATTATATCATATTCATGTGATCAGTAGTCCTTCATTTGTCTCTCGATCTTTCTCTTATCagtttgataaaaagaaatatctacCTGCAGTTTCGCCAATGTTCAAGAACTTACCCGGCCACATAAGTTCGCATCATGACGCCTCCAGACCTTAGTAGCTGCATCAGATGTTCATGTTTTTAGCTTGGTAGATACATTGTATGAATATCATCAATTTTCATTATTCAACAACTTTAAGTTGTTCCCTTCTTTTTCTAGTTTACTGTAACGGATAGATAATCTTACAGTCTCTTGAGAGAAGCTTTAGGTTTTATGGCTTGTTAGGTAACTCACTGCAGTTTATGAAACACAGAAACAACACTTTGTGACGTACAAAAACCTGGTTATGCATATTACGTATACGTAGTTTCCagtaaaagaaattatttttcagCACAAGAACATTACCAGTCCATATATTCCTTCTCCGAAACTACGTATATCGATGCACCATCATGTTGCTAGATCATGATGTTTTTTTTCTCAGCCTGGCATCAGTTGCTCGCTAATCTGTCTGCCTTCCACAGCTTCACTTTCCCCGACGGTCAAGTGTTCGACCTGCAGTTTGTTGCTGACGAAGAGGGATACAAGCCCCAGTCTCCATTCCTGCCAGTGGCTCCCGAgttcccccacccaatccctcagtTCGTGCTGGACCAGATCGCCTTCGCTGCTGCAGAGGACGCCAAACGCCCTCGTGGTGATTCTCCCTCTCGTGGTTACGTTAGCCCCAACAAATAAAACCCGAATTCGTCTCTCTGCTGGTGACATTCCGCTATACAATGGCATCTTATGATCAAAGATATTACCAGTGCTTCATATTCTTCAGGAATGTCTGTATTACTTGGACGAAGAGCACGAGATTCTGACTGAGTGATTGGAAGATGAATTCTTTGTTTACGTTATATTCATTGTGTGTGACtagtttttatatttatttatttatcacaaAGTATATCAAATAAACTGCATACAAAAGTAATATGGTTGTTACATTTTATACCTATTACCCCACATGGTCAAAGGAAAGTAGATTTGGAATACCAGTATTCCCGAAAGAATATGTTATATTTTCCCCTAAGAAATGCATATTCATTTCACTCTCGGCAAACTCATGTTAAGTGCACTGTCTATGGGCGTAAATCTGCTTTACAATCAAACAGATACATCTTAGATGGAACCTCGACGCCACTGGTTTTTGACCACACCACTAAGGGCAAGATGAAAAGCAGGGAGGAAAGTACTTTTTCACCATTAATAAGCATTGGTTCATTTCATCTTCGACCAAATCATCTTGACCTCACAGAGGACAACACATTTTATCAACTTATTCGACAGTACTACCTTTGACGTTACCCTTACGTTTTAGGGAAACGAACGAACTTTGACCTGTAATATTACTCATTATCATGCATACTATGGAGGGAAACACATCCTAAAACCAATCTTAACCACACCTACGTTAAACTTAGATTCAATCGATATATGGCAAAGAGATCAGGTGAAGGACACCACACGCTACTGCAATATGGCCTGACTCCTGTGGATGATACGAAGTACACCTACACTTCACTGCAGACACTGCCAGCAATCAATATTCTACGAGCCAGTTGAAACATATCATCACTTCATCTTTGGCCGTCTGGTCTCCACTGACCTTCGATCTAACCTTCACAAGTCAGGAGAGAGACCGGGGCTATTGTGTTTACTGTTTATATGAAAAATAACGCAAGAGGAATTACATGAAGAAGATATGTAATGTTTATCACCCTTAGGAGTAAACATGATGATAAGAAATAGAAGACACTACTaccctaccactactactactactactactactactactactactactagaacaTGTAGTGACGTAGGCAGCACCAGTCAGTAGATGGAGGCAGATCATCATACAGTAAAACAGCAGGACATACGCTCTGTGTCTTACCATTTCCTTAATATGAGATCACGTGAGAATCACAACACTAAAAATCTAGACATACAAGCTGAGTGTTATCAGAAACGATGTAACTTTTCAAGACGAGGAATAACAGGTACTTAATTATGTCCTGTCCTGGAGAAAAGATGTCATAATGCTCTGCACGGTCAGGGTCACACTTAATACTTGTAAAACTTTAAAATCtgtgagagaaaatggtggaTAGAGTTAGTGGAAGTTTTCTATGATTGTTGAATTATTTGTTAGTGAGAAACGGGTTATATCATACTAAATGTCAAGTGTGTCTGTTTTGCCAGTTATGATGCCTGAAATGTGGTAAGATATTCAAAACAAAACTGTGGTTCAATTGAACCTTTATTTAGAAATCTTATATAGATGGCTTAGTGTTGGAAGGCGAAGCAGTAACCCTGTGATCAATCTATCATGGTGCTCCTCCAGCTTAAAAGATGTAGTCTACTCAGGCGTCAGGGATATGATGGACTCCTTAGCAGTATGAAGATCCTGGAAGAGGCCGAACTCTTCTCCGACCAATGATGATAATGCAACGTTACTGAAAGTAACTTCTTGTCTCCTGGTATATGAATAATAGAGGGagaccggtaacacacacacacacacacacacacacacacacacacacacacacagatagatagatagattgggtgTTTACATTAATGGACCTGTTCCCATGATGTACTGGAATTCTCGATGTTTACGTGAGTCGTATATTTACCTGTAACTCGTATCTGTTATATATACCATCACGTTACGACACAAAGCATACGCCATTGCCCTCTCGCGTCTGTAACTTCTTCGAAAAACTACAGCAAAGAGCTGCAAAATTGACCTTTGTATGGAGAATCGTGCATACCTACAAATAGCTGCATCATACTATTCCTTATGGAATCTTGTAGTAGAccatgcggggagagagagagagagagagagagagagagagagagagagagagagagagagagagagaggtctctcgATACTGTTGCGGGGTATATTCTTAATAGAAAATGACTTGAAAGCGAAATTATTACCTCCAAGTGATGAATTAAGCAGCAATGGAATGTCAGCTCGTTCTAGTACAACTAAGAAATAATGTCCAACGTCAGATGAAATTTGCCTTGAACATGCAAGTAGCAGTTGACGAACAAGTTAACCCAGAGGGATTTAAGCATTTGTATTTCTAAAAAATCGATATCTAGGACAGGTAATCACGTAAGTACAGTTCATTACCACGTTTCGCTTCTTGACCTGAAAATGTCATGTGGTCAGCTGTGTTCCAGTTCACCTTGAACTTCCCTGTTTTTCCAGCATTTGAAGTAACTATAAGATAATGAATATCAATAGTACTAAAATAACTATGAATACATTTGTTAATATCATGATTCACCAATTGATTTTTGTATGGAGTGACATTAGTTTCCTTCCTATGGAGTGTAAAACGTGAATATCATTGTGAAGACAGGCatactgatgatgatggcaacagtGGCTGTAATGGCTTCCATCACCTTAGGTCCGACGTCCACTATATAAGTGGCGTTAAGCAGATCAGCATCACCAGTTCTCAGGCTTCATCTGTTCTACACGCACTCTCCTACACCTGCAACATGAAGGCTGTGAGTTTACATTATAGTCCATCTTGCTTTACTGCACTTTCATTGTATATACACCACAACAGCGTATATCTTAATCGTTCATACAATGAGTCTAAGGAAATGTCTGTAATCTGATTTCGAGGTGTATCTTAAGGGATGTGGGGAAGTGGCCACCCATCAGAAGATGGATAATCATCAACTTCAACAAAATATGGATGCTAGTGCCCTATCTACCTACCCTAACCAGCCACTCGATGTTGTTACGTCCTGGGACTTGGATGCCTATGTCGCAGTTGACTGAACACCACAACAGAGAGACATTTCTGCTTCAGTAATTACAGGACGACAAGACGAAGGAATAAGCATGACAGGCGTAATGTGTATGTAATGGCATTAAACTTTGTTCAGAAGCTTAGCTGTAATGAACAGAAAGTAAGACAAAAATTCCTGAAACTGAGGATGTAAGATTGTTCCGGGTATTACATTAGTACTTTATTGCCAGTATAATTGATTACCAAAAAAACCATTTTAAAGTCCAGAAGAACGTGTTGAGACATTAACAGATAAATGAAACTTACTTAGATGACAAACGTAATGGTTACATTAAATTGAGATGCGTTCGAGTTGAAGGAAAAATGATGTCATACATTATTATATATGTGATACTGAAAGATTCAAGTCCATCGCTGATTTACCAAAGTGGTACGTCATTTTGAACTTCATATTTCTACTAATTTGTCTTACGTATGTACACAGAATGGTTCGAGTATCATATGAGTGTACAGGGGGTTATTCATATATTCCTACTGATATAACACTAATACATTACAGAGCACAGAAGAAGAATTGCTCAGGAGCTGCTAGCAGGCCGCTGGGCTTGTGCTAGAGTCATATCACCCACCATATATTCCTATCATAATACTTATGTTTCATTAACATTTCACATCCTCTCTCGATGTTCAGATCGTGATGTTAGTTGTGTTGGCCATGGCGGCGGCGGAGAAGCCCTCCGCAAGGTACGGAGCGCCTGATCATGGTCCACATATCGCCATCATCAGGGACGACCGCGTGCACCCTGATGCAGAGGGCAGGTACACCTTCGACGTCGAGACCGAGGACGGCATCAGGAGGCAGGAGGCTGGAGCCCCCGGAGGCAACCAGCAGGGATCCGTCAGGTGAGTCGGTTCTATGGATGCCTCAAGCGCACTTACTTTGGGACACACTACAACACTGCAAGCATGTTTGTAGCTGCTCGATTATATCATATTCATGTGATCAGTAGTCCTTCATTTGTCTCTCGATCTTTCTCTTATCagtttgataaaaagaaatatctacCTGCAGTTTCGCCAATGTTCAAGAACTTACCCGGCCACATAAGTTCGCATCATGACGCCTCCAGACCTTAGTAGCTGCATCAGATGTTCATGTTTTTAGCTTGGTAGATACATTGTATGAATATCATCAATTTTCATTATTCAACAACTTTAAGTTGTTCCCTTCTTTTTCTAGTTTACTGTAACGGATAGATAATCTTACAGTCTCTTGAGAGAAGCTTTAGGTTTTATGGCTTGTAAGGTAACTCACTGCAGTTTATGAAACACAGAAACAACACTTTGTGACGTACAAAAACTTGTATTCATATTACGTATACGTAGTTTCCAATACAGGAAATATTTTCACAGGAAAAGAATACTACTGTTTATTCATTTCTTCCCCTAAATTACGTATATTGATGCACCATCAAGTAGCTAGatcatgatgatttttttttttcgtagcctGGCATCAGTTGCTGCTAACTTGTCTGTCTTCCACAGCTTCACTTTCCCCGATGGTCAAGTGTTCGACCTGCAGTTCGTTGCTGACGAAGAGGGATACAAGCCCCAGTCTCCATTCCTGCCAGTGGCTCCCGAgttcccccacccaatccctcagtTCGTGCTGGACCAGATCGCCTTCGCTGCTGCAGAGGACGCCAAACGCCCCCGTGGTGATTCCCCCTCTCGTGGTTACGTTAGCCCCAACAAATAAAACCTAAACTCGTCTCTCTGTTGGTGACATTCCGCTATACAATGGCATCTCATGATCTAAGATATTAGCCAGTGCTTCATATTCTTCAGGAATGTCTGTATCACCTGAACGAAGAGCACGAGATTCTGACTGAGTGACTGCAAGATGAATTCTTTGTTCACGTTATATTCATTGTGTGTAACtagtttttatatttatttacctaTTACAAATTACATCAAATAAACTGCATACAAAAGTAATATGATTCTTAGATTTCACCCCTGTTACTTCACACAGTCAAAGGAAATTAGATTTGGAATGCCAGTATTCTCGAAAGAATATATTCTCCCTTAAGAAATGCATATTCACTTCGCTTTCGGCAAATTCATGTTAATTGCACTGTATATGGGTACGAATTTGCTTTACAATCAAACAGATACATATTAACTGATACATCGATGGCACTGGTTTTCGACCACACCACCAAGGGCAAGATGAAAGGCAaagataaaagtacttttttaccaTTGATAAGCATTAGATCACTTCATCCTTGACCAATGCATCTTGACCTCAGCAGAGAACAACGCATTTTATCAACTGATTCGACACTACTACCTTTGACGTTACTCTTACATTTTAGGGAAATGGCTAGTTTTAGAGTGATGGTTGCTGATTAAAAAGCTAACATTCGCGAGCGAACTTTGGCTATAAAAGTACTCATTATTATGCATACTATGGAGGGAAACACATCTAAAACCAGTCGTAACTACATCCTCGTTAGAATTAGATTTATTCTATGCTTGGCAAATGGATCAGGTGAAAGACATTGTACACTGCTCCACTAAGACCTGAGTCCTGTGGATCATGTGAAATACACCTACGCTTCACTCCAGACACTACCAGCAATCAAACTTCTACGAGCCAGTTGAAACACATCATCACTTCAACATCGGCACCCTGGTCACCACTGACTTTCGATCTAACCTTCACAGGACAGAGGCCGGGGTTATTGTGTTCACTGTCTATATGAAAATTAATGCGAGACGAAAACTTTGAAATCTGTGAGAGAATATGGTGGATATAGTTAGTGCGAATTTCTATGATAGTTGAATTACTGGTTAGTGAGTAATGAGCTCTGTCATAATAGATGTCAAGTATGTCTGTTCTCCTAGTTATGATGCCTGAAATATGGTAATATATTCAA
This genomic window from Panulirus ornatus isolate Po-2019 chromosome 69, ASM3632096v1, whole genome shotgun sequence contains:
- the LOC139747550 gene encoding cuticle protein AM1199-like, whose amino-acid sequence is MKAIVMLVVLAMAAAEKPSARYGAPDHGPHIAIIRDDRVHPDAEGRYSFDVETEDGIRRQEAGAPGGNQQGSVSFTFPDGQVFDLQFVADEEGYKPQSPFLPVAPEFPHPIPQFVLDQIAFAAAEDAKRPRGDSPSRGYVSPNK
- the LOC139747551 gene encoding cuticle protein AM1199-like encodes the protein MKAIVMLVVLAMAAAEKPSARYGAPDHGPHIAIIRDDRVHPDAEGRYTFDVETEDGIRRQEAGAPGGNQQGSVSFTFPDGQVFDLQFVADEEGYKPQSPFLPVAPEFPHPIPQFVLDQIAFAAAEDAKRPRGDSPSRGYVSPNK